In the Sphingobacterium sp. PCS056 genome, TAATGGTCAGGACCAGTATACTGAACTTTTCTCTAAATCCAATTTCCAAAATATTTCTACCTACATATTTTTTAGGCGCCACCGCTTCAATGATACTATAATTTGCATTCAGCTCAAAGGATTCGATAAGTCCGTTCAAACATAATTTTTTTGCCCATCGTTCGGCGGTTTCTTCTTCTGGATGCACAATTTCGCTAACGCCAATAGCGGTAAGAACTTTTTCATGAAGTGGATTGATCGCTCTACTAATAAGGCGTTTTACAAAATGATTTTTACATAGTGCAGTTACCATTATATTAGCCCCTTCGTTTTCCCCAATTGCCACGATTACTATATCCGTATTTTTCAGCGGGAGACTTGTAAATGCAGTTTCGTCTGTTGCATCAATACAGATGGTATTGGTGATCTTATCTTTTAGCATATTGACCTTTTCCATACGGTTGTCAACACCCATGACCTCATTGCCTTGTATTGTTAATTTCTCTGCTAGAGATGCGCCAAAACTTCCTAATCCGATTACGATAAATTTCATATATTATATAATAGTCATTTCTTCCGTTGGATAACGGTAATTTGTAAATTTAATCTTTTTGAATACTGATACCAGTATCGACAGCATGGTTACTCTTCCGATAAACATAATCGTAATGATGACCAACTTACTTGCTGTACTTAGCCCCGCTGTGATCCCCAAAGTTAGACCGACGGTACTATAAGCTGAAAAACATTCAAAAGCAATATCTAAAAGATTCAGTTTAGGATCGAAAGTTGCAATTAGAAATACGCCAATACCAATGACCAATAAAGAAAGCGTCATGGCAGCAAAAGCTCTTCTAATAGTTCTTTCTGATATTTCGCGTTGAAATACCTCAATTCTATCTCTGCCTTTTGCTAATGATATAAAGTTAAAGATTGCCAATGCAAAGGTACTTGTTTTGATACCACCTCCCGTAGAATTTGGAGAAGCTCCGATCCACATTAACAAAATGATCAATAGGGTGGAAGAAAAGTACAGCTCATGAAAATTAATGGAATTGTAGCCAGCTGTCCGTGGAGTCGTTGCGGTAAAAAGGGCCGTTACGATTTTGCCCACTCCATGATGTGCAGCTAGTACATGATCATATTCTTTAATATATAGAATTAAAGTACCAATTACGATAAGTAAAAAAGTAGTAATCAGATTCACTTTACTATTAATCGTTAGTACCCTAGGAATGTAATGATCTTGTTTTTTTGTGATCCACATGATCATTCGGTTAAGAAGATGTTTTAAGTATTTGACTACATTAATAACGATCGGAAACCCAAGACCACCAAATACGAATAATAGGATTATAATTACTTGTAGTGGATAGTTATAGAGATAAGGAGTTTCCATCATCCCCAATGGTAATGTCGAAAAGCCTGCATTGCAGAAAGATGAAATGGAGTGAAATACCGCAAAGAAAATACGGTGCTCCCATTGTGGTATCAGCGTACTATCCAATGTTGTATAAATCAATAGAGCTCCAACTCCTTCCACGATAAAGGTGATCAATAATATTCGTTTTAGCATCGTAAATACTTCTCCGACTCGCTCGGCATTCATAAAGTCTTTGGTTGCTAATTGATTTTCATAAGAAGAACCCCCTTTGAAAAAAAAACTGAAATAACTGGAAAAAGTAAGTATACCCAATCCTCCAGCCTGTATGAGCATCAAGATAATGATCTGTCCAAATAGCGTAAAATGACTGCTGGTGTCCACAACAATTAGTCCTGTAACACACACTGCGCTAGTAGATGTAAATAGGGCATCTATGAAAGACAGATCCTTATTGAGTGAAATGGGCAGCATTAACAATATTGTTCCACCAAGGATTAACATCATAAAACTTAATATAAAAAGCTGGGTAGGGGTTAAAGTGGATCGTTTCAAATAAGAGTGCTTCATTTCAAGAATTTGGAGGAAATCAGTCACAAATCTATAAAATTATGTCCAATTATAGTTTTCTTTTTTAGAATATAAAGAGTTGCTGTAAAGTGAATACTTTTATTTCTATTTACATGGTTATAAAGTTTACAGAATATGTTATATTGTATTCAAAATAATCCTTTTTATAAGGTACGTAAGGTCATAAAAAACATATATTTTGAATAAATTACAAGAGTTTTTAAATCTGCATCAAGGAGAGGATCAGAAGGATAAGGTGTTAGAGAATGTAACGGCTAATATTTCTTTTCGTGGAGCTAATTTATGGATATTGGCATGTGCTATTGTGATTGCATCAGTAGGGTTAAATGTCAATTCTACAGCGGTTATTATTGGAGCAATGTTGATATCACCGCTCATGGGACCTATAGTTGGTGCCGGTTTTGCTTTGGGAACATATGATTTTGGATTATTAAAAAAATCCTTAAAAAACTTAATCATAGCGACGCTAGTTAGTTTAATAGTGTCGTTTATATATTTTTCTCTTAGTCCTTTTAAAGAAGCTCAATCCGAGTTACTTGCGCGGACATCTCCTAATATATACGATGTATTGATTGCATTTTTTGGAGGTATGGTGGGGGTTATCGCAATCACTAGGGTAGAGAAAGGAAATCCGATACCTGGCGTAGCTATTGCGACTGCATTGATGCCACCGCTGTGTACAGCAGGTTATGGGCTGGCCATCGGCAGTCTATCTTATTTCGGAGGTGCTATGTATCTCTATATGATCAATTGCTTTTTTATCTGTATATCGACTTTTCTTATTGTCAAATTTCTAAAATACCCTAGCGTCAGTTTTTTAAATGAAGGGAAGAAAAAGCGTATTACAAGAACGATTACCTTGTTAATTTTGGTGATGATCATTCCTAGTTTTTATTTGGCATATGCTTTATTGCAACAGAAGAAGTTTACACAACAAGTCAATAGTTTTATCCAAAATGAACTTGTAGAAAAGGGATATACCTTGATTTATGAAAAAACACAGTTTAACAGTCGTCCCAAAAAAATCGAACTCGCTTTTTTGGATAAGAAATTTTCAAAATCTGAGCTAGTTGAACTCAAAAGTAAACTCGATCTATATCATATTAATAATACAGAATTGCTGATCCGTCAAGATAGTACTGATTTGAAGCGTGATATATTAGCTGAAATCAGTAGGCGTTCGGAAAATGTATCGGAAAAAGATATCGCTATTCAAAATCTTCGAAAAGAACTTGCAACTTATAAGTTTGATGATCAGGAATTAATTCAGGAAATAACAACGTTATTTCCAACGTTAACTCCTTTTTCGATCGGAAAGCAGCTAGCGGTGAATACCGTTGATAGTACCAAAATGGAAACGATATTATTTTATAATAGCAAAGAAAAACTAGATAGTAAAGAGCTCGCAAAACTTAAAAATTGGTTGAACATCAAAATTAAAGGTTCCGATATTAAGATCTTGAAGGGAGAGTAGCATTGAAAGTACTCGTCCAGTATCAACTACTGGACGAGTACTGTAGAGACAATTTTTAAATCGGATGTTTAGTCGCCTTTTCTAAATTTGTTATTTACATATTCGTTAAATCTATATGGCACATTTTACTTCTGTTCTAAAAAAAGACGATGCGAACTGATGCTATTGTTAATCCTGATCTTTTAGATTGCTACCTATGAAAATCTCGTTTTTTTCATGTGATGATAAGGATAGAAAACGTTGATATTGTTTGAGAAAATCACTAATAATCTCATTTTTGGTAAAATATTGAATATCATATCCCTGACGTTCATCTCCAAAATAAGTCATAGGAACATGGGTTTTCATTGTACCGATTTCTGGTGCATTTTTTTCCTCAAGTAAGAAGTCTGATATTTCTTCAAGTTGGCTACCGACCCCACATTGAAAATCAGTCATAGCATCGTGTTTTATTTCAATTTCTACAGATGAAGGACTACTTAATATAATTTTCTCACGATAAAAAAATCAATAGTTGCATTATGCTATGGTTTTAACATTGATGGAGAATGCTTCTGATTTAAATGCTTCCGAAGATCATCTGATGCAGGCAGTTCAAAAACCTCTAGATCAAAATACTTAATAGCGGCAAATAGATGATCGAAAATATCGGACATGGTATCCTCAAAAAATGACCATTGTGTTCCTTTTGTAAACATATAAAGTTCCAAGGGAAGTCCATGTTCATTGGGAGCTAATTGACGAACCAATAATGTCAACTGCTGATGAATATCTGGATTTTGCACGGCATAAGCTTTAATGTAGGCTCTGAATAATCCAATATTGGTCATCCTTCTACCATTTACAAGAACCGTGGGGTCTACTTTGTTTTGTTCGTTGTACTCTTTTATTTCTTTTTCCCTTTTTTCTATATAAGGAGCTAAAAGTGCAATTTTTTTAAGCTCTTGGATTTCTTCATTGCTGAGATAACGAATCGTCGATATTTTGATGTTGATAGATCTCTTGATCCTCCGACCGCCACTTTCTTGCATACCCCTGTAGTTTTTGAAGGAATCACTGAGTAATGTATAGGTCGGTATCGTGACGATCGTTTTATCCCAGTTTTGTACGCGGACATTGTTCAGATTTATTTGTAGGATATCGCCATCGACCCCATATTTTGGCATTTCTATCCAGTCTCCCACGCGAACCGAATCGTTTGCTGACACCTGTATGCTCGCTACGAATCCGAGTATGGTGTCTTTAAAAACCAACATCAATATAGCAGATGCAGCTCCGAGAGAGACCAGAAATGACCAAGGAGAGTTGCCTGTAACTGCAGAAACAATAAGAGTTCCAACGACAAAGATTAGGAAGATCTGCAATACTTGGAGATAACTATCAACAGGCTTATCCAAAAATGCTTTTGAAGAACGCAATATATCTCTCAAAGTTTTTAATAGCGCATTTGCTACACCGTAGATAGCAAAAATCATCAGTATTCCGAGCAGTTTGGTAATGATATCGATGAATGAAGGGAACCCAATAAAAATATAGGGTAGCAACTGTTGAGCTATTGCTATTAGTATCAAACGGCTTAAATGGATCTGTACCTTATTTTCAAGTAACTTGTCATCCCAGTTGTTTTTACTTTTTTTAATAAATCCGGTAACGATTGAATTGAAAAAAAAACGCAAAATATAATCTAAAAATAGTAAGAGTATAAAAGTTGCGATTATGAGAAAGGTAGCACTTAAGATGTGTGCATTTTTGTCGTGAACTCCTATTGATTCCACGAGATTGAATGTCAATTGATAAATTGAACTTGTTGTTTTTTCCGTAATGTTAATGATGTTTGCTTTTTCCATATTAACAAACAAATGTACGAAAAATAAATAGTAGCGTTTTAAAACTCCTATTTACAACTCTACCTCGTACATCTAAACACATATTCCTGCTCTTCACATATAGCTTTCTCTTGCCAAAATTACGGTTGAACCTTTAATAATATCGAATAATAAATAATGGTTATAATAAACAACCATAGTGCAAAAGGAAGGAAATTTGATATTCATTAAAATGAAATGACATGATAAAAAAGAATAAAATAAACGATTTTTCATCATAGTTTACTTATTTTAGAGACTTTTCAAAACTATAAATACGACTAAATTATGCAGCAAATCATCGATCTCATCTATAATATTGTCTGGTCGAAGGCCTTGATATACCTCTGTCTTTTAACTGGTGTGTATTTTACGATTCGGTTTAAATTTCCACAATTACTGTACTTCAAACAGATGATAAAACTATTATTTGTGAAAAATAACGACAACAAAGGAATTTCATCTTTCCAAGCTTTCTCATTAGCTATTTCGGGTCGCGTTGGCACAGGAAATATTGCTGGTGTTGCAACAGCTATAGGAATGGGAGGGCCAGGTGCGATATTTTGGATGTGGGTCATTGCTTTTTTAGGAAGCTCATCGGCCATTATTGAAGCTACTTTAGGACAATTATATAAAGAAACCAAAGATGGGGAGTTTCGCGGAGGCCCTGCCTATTATATTGAAAAAGGACTGAATAATAAAGTGTTTGCATGGATTTTTGCTTTAGTGACCATCATCAGTACAGGCTTTTTATTGCCAAGTGTACAGAGCAATAGCATCGCTGTGGCTGTAAAAAGCGCCTTTAACTTATCTCCAGTCATTATGGGTATATTCATCAGTTTTGTTTTAGGAATAATTATTATAGGAGGTGTAAAACGAATCAGTAAAGTAGCCGAATATGTCGTACCCTTTATGGCCGGACTTTATATTTTGATGGCTATTGTTATTATCGGATTAAATTTTCAGGAGATTCCAGATGTTTTACGCCTGATTTTTTCATCTGCATTCAGTACAGATGCCACCTTTGGTGGTATTGTAGGGGCGGCTATATCCTGGGGGGTGAAGCGTGGCATCTATAGTAATGAAGCCGGACAAGGTACTGCTCCACACGCAGCTGCAGCAGCTCAAGTATCTCATCCCATTAAGCAGGGTTTGGTACAGGGATTTTCAGTTTACATAGATACGCTGTTTGTGTGTACCGCAACTGCATTTATGATCTTATTCACTGGAATGTATAACGTACAGGCAACGGATGGCTCCTTTATCGTTAACAATATTCCTGGAGTGGCTATAGGTGCAGAATTTACACAGTATGCAGTGAGTGCCCATTTTCCTCTATTGGGTAGTGGTTTTGTAGCAGTAGCACTTACCTTGTTTGCATTTACAACCATAATGGCGTATTACTATATTGCAGAAAGCAATCTTAGTTTTATGTTGCGTAGTAGAAAATCTATATTTCTATTGTGGGGACTTCGATTGATGATTTTATTTTCAGTTTTTATTGGTTGTCTAACAACAGCAAAAATGGCGTGGGATTTAGGTGATATTGGTGTAGGCCTTATGGCCTGGCTCAATCTTGTAGCCATTATACTTCTGCACAATAAAGTACTGTTACTATTCAAAGATTATGAAAAACAAAAAAAGAGAGGTAAAGATCCTGTATTTGATAATACCATTTACAAGATAAAAAATGTCAGTGAATGGGATAATTAATTGATCGCATAGAACATTCATACAGCGATAAAATTATCACTATAATTCAACTCTTTAGCTGTTCCAATAATGATGCCGACAACATTTTTTATATGCCAGTGTATTCTATACCTAATAGATTTTCCCTTCTACCTATACTGACATCGGAAGTTGAAAATAGAGTGCCAACTTTCGTAAGCTACTTTTATTAAAATACATTTTGCTTTCATTTGATGTCTAATCAATATGTTCTATTTTGATATGAGTATGAATTGCTCACTGGCATGAACGACGAGAATTATCTGATGACGCTCTTTAGTTTAACATTTCCCTTTTGGTTTCTTTACTTTTTAATGGCTATCATTTTACTTTTATTATAGATAGGATTGCTTGCTGTTTTTAATTTTTATCATACCAGTCCTATATCATGCTAAAGCTTGCTGTAAGATATTTTCAATCGTCACTTTTGGTAGATCTAGGTTTGGGTTTAATCGCAAAATCTTCATGCGACTGCGGTGGCCTGCTTCCAGCTCAGTGTGTTCAAGATATTTTCCTTCAGCAAAAAGAATATAGGGTTCGTCTGTTTTCTTATCTGTCCATAAATAGCAAACTATTTTTTGCTTAAAGCAGAAGCAGGGCATTCCCCACTTTTGGGTTTCAGTCATATTTTTATCCTGATTAAGGATAATATATCTTAATGCAAGTAAACAGCCCCTTACTGGTTCTTCTTTGGTTAGATAGTAATTATTTAGTTGCTCGATCATACACTCTTATTTTACTGCAATAAAAAAATCAATTTCTGCATGGGGTGGGTCAAGTGCCTTTTCTCCAAAGACTTCAAAATCTGCAGTAAATACTCGATTTAGATCTAATTTCCAGATTTCCTGCCATTTATTTACGATCAAACCGTTCATTAAATTTCCTTTGGCAGTTAGTTTCAAATAGTTTCCGCCGTCAATTGATTTCCATACCATTGCTTTTGGAATTGTCGATAAACTTTTTACTTTACATCCAATTATTGTCGTGTATGGCTCAGTATGGTCACTTACATAATCCGTGTATACGGAATATATCGTGTTGTCAATCTTATTTGGAATTGCCTCCAAAATATTCTCCTTGATAAATCTTCTCCATAAATCGCTAATATCTGTAATGGCCAGACCGTTTTCATTTGTTGTTCTGATAGAAATGCCAATCAATTTAAATGGCTCAATGGTAATTTTTTTCATGTATTAATTATTTAGTACGTGACAAAACTACTATGGTCCTGCGACAACCTTATGTCAAGGGCTATGAAATAGATTTCTTTTTGCAGATTTCAAAATATTCCTGCATCGTCATATCATTTGGCTCAAACTCTTCGTTTAGGGTGAACAGATCTAAAATTCTATCAATACGGAATGTTCTAAAATCCTTTCTTAAACGACAGTAGGCGATAAGTAACCAATTTTCCTGTGTGCTGTACATTGCAAAAGGTTCAATGCTTCTTTCAGTAGATTGTTTGTTTTCTGAAGACTGATATTTGATTTTAATAAGTTTAAAATTTGTCATAGCCAGCTGTATGGTTGACAGAAAATGGCTAGTTCTGTTATTATTGGAATTTATTCTGAACAGCACGCGATCGGAAAGTAAATTTGATTTATCTTTTGTATTATTTCTGAGTACAGATTTAATTTTATTTATGGCTTCCGAATACTCCTTAACGAAGGAACTGTCTTTATTTTTTAGGATCAGCTGTTCTGCTGTAATCAATGCATAGGCTTCACTTTCAGTAAACATTATAGGAGAAACACGATAGCCCTCCATTAAAGAATAACCTTTTCCCTCCTCAACCAATATAGGTACACCGGCCATTTCTAAAGCTTTTATATCCCTATAGATTGTCCTTTTCGTCACAAGGAATTTTTCGGCTAATTCAGAAGCTTTAGTAAGACGTTTGGTTTGCAATTGGGTCAGGATCGCTGTTAGTCGGGAGAGCCTTTTGATATCTTTGCCATTATCCATTTATAATTTTGAGCTTTACTATTATTGATTTGCCATCATTCATCTATGATCAAATCAAAAATATCAAATAAAGTTGTTTAAATGCAATACTTTAAAATCAAAATAAATGAAAAAGTAGGAGTATTGATTCAAATCAAATTTTTTAAAACAATGTTTGCACGCTATTGTTTTAAAAATAAGATTACATTTTTTGATAAACCGATTGTATAATTTAATAATATGGAGACAATTATATTTTTAACCGACTTTTCTATTGCCGCCCGGCATGCCTTTGATCAGCTACTTACTATAGCTAAACGGACAAAAATTAACAATGTGATCATTTATCATTCGCTGGCTTATTTTAATAGCAAATTTTATAATACCGGAGATTTCATGCTTCCTCCCCCAGTAATTGATGAAATGGAAATAGAGGATGTGAAAGGAAAATTGCGCCTTCTTAAACAAGAACTTTTAACAGTATCCCCGATAACAGAGGTGAGTGCACATTACGACTTATTGACCGTTATGGATGGTGTTCTGCGAATTTCTGAAAATGAGAAGATTGACCTTATCGTTGTTGGTTTGAGAGGAAGTGACGATGGGGGAAAAAATAGTGTAGGATCAACAACCGTTGATCTCATCGAATCACATGCCTTTAATCTATTGCTGGTTCCAGAAATGAATCCGGCACATCTTTATAAAAAAGCACTTTTAGCTGTAGATTTATCACATTTGCATGAAAGGCTACCTGTAAAAACGATATTTCAGATGCAGGAGCTCTTGAGTTTAGAATGGCATGTCGTCAATGTTAGTGTCCTAGGTCAGCAGTCTGCTGCTCAACTTATAGAAGAGCAGTCATTTTTACATTCAAGTTTAGACAGTCTTGAGCCTATTTATTCCTATCTGGAAGGAGAGGATATCGTTTCGAAAATTAACACCTATGTAGAAGATCATCACATAGACCTCTTAGTTACAGCACCTCGGAAATTAGGCTTTTTAGCCACTTTATTTCGTAAAAGTGCTTCTAAAAAGTTGGCTGTTCACACCCGAGTGCCCATATTGATGTTGGTTCCTTAGAGACAGTATTAAATGCTGCCGCTTTGGATACGAGAGCGACCCTATATGGTATATTATACCTGATTTGATTTGCCATTATTAGAGACTAATCTCGCTATGACTACTGCTGGGTATAATATTCCAATTACGGACAACATCACTGATAGCATTCGGGCCGACATTCCGTCCGGATAGATATCGCCATATCCTACTGTTGTAAGGGAAACTAAACTGTAGTAAATATATACGGAATAATCCATGTCATTATTTGCTAACAGCACATTTCCGGTAATCGATTTTCCTGTGTGTATGTTTAAAATTTCAAAAGCAAAAGCTCCCATCAAAGCAAATAACAAATACACATTTATAGCACCGATGATTCGGTACTTATTCGTATTGGTGTCCCTGAAAAGTAATCGAATATTAATAAGTATAAATTGACTCATATTGATAAGCCCTGCCAGTCGTTCGATCAGGTAGTATTCTTTTGGTGTATCGTCAAATCTGATCAGCTGTAGGATTAAATGAGCAAAAAACAAGAGTGATGATAGATAAATACTCCACCTTTCTTTACTGGAAAAAATTCCAATAAAATACAATACCAAAAATAAAACATTTAGTATAATGATATTTGCAAAACCTTGTTCCAGTAGAATAGGCATGACAAATACCATAAACATCAACATAACCAGCAAGGTTACGAAACTAGCATCAGAAAGCCAGTAGTTCTTTATTTTATGAAGTGTATGTTTCAAAATTATTTTTTAAAAAGTATCGTCTCAGTCAGATCTTGTATTAAAGCTGTTCAGTTGATCTTTTATTACCGAAACTTTTCAATAAAAAATATCCAATTAATCCAGCTAAAACTGATGAAATCAGAATAGATAACTTCGCTTCATTAACATACAAAGGATTTTCATAAGATAATATGGAAATAAAGATAGACATTGTAAAACCAATACCGGCTAATAATCCAATTCCTATTATATGTTTTAAATTACTACCTTCCGGTAGGCTGCTAATTTTTAATTTAGAGCAGATGAAGGCCATCAAAAATATCCCTAAAGGTTTTCCTAGTAAAAGTCCAAGGCTGATACCGAGACCCAACGGAGCTATTAAGCCATGAATCATTTCGCTTTGAATGGTAATATTGGTGTTTGCAAAGGCAAATATGGGAATAATTAAAAAATTGACAGGTTTTACCAGAGCATGCTCTAATCGCTCTAATGGTGATTCGATTGCCGTATCGTTAGTTGGTATCGTCATGGCAACCAATACGCCCGCAACAGTAGCGTGAATACCTGAATGGTGTATGAAATACCAAATAAATACACCGGGAATAAGGTACAAGTAGGGATTTAAGATATTTAATCTATTCATAATGACTAGAATAGTAAGACCAATTCCGGCATATATCAGATAAGTAATTTCAATACCAGAAGAGTAAAATAATGCAATTACTAAAATTGCGATCAAATCGTCCACAATCGCCAGAGCGGCTAAGAAGATTTTTAAGCTTGCTGGTATTTTGTTTCCAAGCAGCGTTATAACAGCCAAAGCAAATGCAATATCTGTAGCCATCGGAATGCCCCAACCAGAAGCAGTGTCTGTTCCTGCGTTTATACTCAAATAAATCAGCGCAGGAATAACTGCTCCACCTATTGCGCAGAGGATAGGTAATGAAGCCTTCTTAGGAGAGGACAATTCGCCTTCTACAATCTCTCTTTTAATTTCTAAGCCTACCAGCAAGAAGAAGATTGCCATTAAACCATCATTAATCCAAAGGAGCACGCTATATTTTAAATGGACAGCAGTTGATTCATATCCCAATTCCCAATCTAAAAGCGCCTGAAGAGATGATCCGAGTGATGTGTTTGCAATGATTAATGAAATAATGACACAGATAAATAATAGTATTCCGCCAGCATTACTAGATTTGAAAAAATCTTTAAAAACATTTAGATTAATTCCTTTTTCCATAATTTCAATTGTAAAAGTTCAGTACAAAAATACAAATCATTGGAACCTCCAACTAGTAAAAAAGAGACATAAATACACCATAGCGATTCGTAATTTAGTGAATCAGTTCCAGGAATAGTGTTTCGGAGAAACACCTAAATATTGTTTGAAATCTTTAAAAAAATGATTGTAATCGTAATAGCCTCCCTCAAAAGGTGCCATATTTAATGGAGTAGGCATTTCTCTTTCATACATTTCATAGGTGTATATGAAGCGTTGAAGTGAAATATACTTCTTTGGTGTAATGCCAAGATATCGAAGGAAATTTCTTTGTAACCATTTTTGATTTACATTTTCACCTAATAACATCACCAGTTGAGAAACCGTTAGATTGCCTTTATATGTGTCTATAACCGTTATTGAAGATTTCAGAATAGGAGGTAAAAAATCATTTATTTTTAATTGTTCAAGCGCGCTATTCCAGACGTGAAGTTTATCTTCTATATTATTCTTGGTATACATCTCTTTAATGATAGAAGACCATTTCGTATCGACGACATCTTCAAAACTGCATACGGTATTATTTGTTAGCGCAGTGCTATTGATATTAAAGATGGAATAAAATGAGGCCGGATTAAAACGAATGACTATAATATATGCTAAACCATCGGGTATTTCCCACTGCATATCTTTAATTATTCCGCAACATAACCAAACGGATTTTAATTTGATCAGGTCACCCTTTTTTCTTAATATAGTTTCATTCGACAAGCTAGGCATAAAAATAAGCGAAGGAATACCATCATTGAACAGGGGCTGGTTTTTTTCTAGATCTTTACATGGAAATACATAAGTTCCTAATATGTATTTATTAGAGCAATTTTTAGAAAGTAAGCTGTCGTTTAAAGAATGTTGTCTTTGACTAAGCTCATTTTTTTTGATTCGATTTAATAATTTTATTGGCATATTTATATGTTTCAATCTATTGTTAGATTACTTTGACAAGGTGGGGTATTTAATACTTATTTTATAGCAATAATCATACCCATAAGGGAATATCTAATGTATATTTTAACAAGGTTTGTTCTACTAAAATGATCAGTAATAAGAGTATTATACATTAATTTTTGTTCGCTTAATACAATCTGTTATTCAGTGTATTAATCTTTAGCATGTTTCTTGAAATTGGACCAGACCAACTTAGATAAATCAATATTTATGATACTTGAAAAAATATGGTTACATTGGAACCTTAATTTAAAAAGAATTACATAATGAGTGAATCGATCAAAGCTATTATTGTTGGAATTGTACAAGGATTAACAGAATTTTTACCCGTTTCATCTTCCGGGCATATCGTTATTGCCCAACAGTTACTAGGTCTTCAATTCGATTCGGAGGAAAATTTATTGTTTGCTATTGTTTTACATTTAGCTACAGCTTTGAGTACTATTGTAATTTTTAGGAAGGACATTTTGAAAATAATCAAAGGAATATTTCAGTTTAAATGGAATGAGGAAACAAAATATTCTTGGTATATCGTACTTTCAATGATTCCTGCCACGTTTGTAGGTTTTTTTCTAAAAGATACGCTAGAAGAACTCTTCTCCAATTTATTAATTGTGGGCATGATGCTTTTAG is a window encoding:
- a CDS encoding alanine/glycine:cation symporter family protein, producing the protein MQQIIDLIYNIVWSKALIYLCLLTGVYFTIRFKFPQLLYFKQMIKLLFVKNNDNKGISSFQAFSLAISGRVGTGNIAGVATAIGMGGPGAIFWMWVIAFLGSSSAIIEATLGQLYKETKDGEFRGGPAYYIEKGLNNKVFAWIFALVTIISTGFLLPSVQSNSIAVAVKSAFNLSPVIMGIFISFVLGIIIIGGVKRISKVAEYVVPFMAGLYILMAIVIIGLNFQEIPDVLRLIFSSAFSTDATFGGIVGAAISWGVKRGIYSNEAGQGTAPHAAAAAQVSHPIKQGLVQGFSVYIDTLFVCTATAFMILFTGMYNVQATDGSFIVNNIPGVAIGAEFTQYAVSAHFPLLGSGFVAVALTLFAFTTIMAYYYIAESNLSFMLRSRKSIFLLWGLRLMILFSVFIGCLTTAKMAWDLGDIGVGLMAWLNLVAIILLHNKVLLLFKDYEKQKKRGKDPVFDNTIYKIKNVSEWDN
- a CDS encoding DUF389 domain-containing protein — protein: MNKLQEFLNLHQGEDQKDKVLENVTANISFRGANLWILACAIVIASVGLNVNSTAVIIGAMLISPLMGPIVGAGFALGTYDFGLLKKSLKNLIIATLVSLIVSFIYFSLSPFKEAQSELLARTSPNIYDVLIAFFGGMVGVIAITRVEKGNPIPGVAIATALMPPLCTAGYGLAIGSLSYFGGAMYLYMINCFFICISTFLIVKFLKYPSVSFLNEGKKKRITRTITLLILVMIIPSFYLAYALLQQKKFTQQVNSFIQNELVEKGYTLIYEKTQFNSRPKKIELAFLDKKFSKSELVELKSKLDLYHINNTELLIRQDSTDLKRDILAEISRRSENVSEKDIAIQNLRKELATYKFDDQELIQEITTLFPTLTPFSIGKQLAVNTVDSTKMETILFYNSKEKLDSKELAKLKNWLNIKIKGSDIKILKGE
- a CDS encoding DUF1801 domain-containing protein, which produces MIEQLNNYYLTKEEPVRGCLLALRYIILNQDKNMTETQKWGMPCFCFKQKIVCYLWTDKKTDEPYILFAEGKYLEHTELEAGHRSRMKILRLNPNLDLPKVTIENILQQALA
- a CDS encoding mechanosensitive ion channel family protein, which translates into the protein MEKANIINITEKTTSSIYQLTFNLVESIGVHDKNAHILSATFLIIATFILLLFLDYILRFFFNSIVTGFIKKSKNNWDDKLLENKVQIHLSRLILIAIAQQLLPYIFIGFPSFIDIITKLLGILMIFAIYGVANALLKTLRDILRSSKAFLDKPVDSYLQVLQIFLIFVVGTLIVSAVTGNSPWSFLVSLGAASAILMLVFKDTILGFVASIQVSANDSVRVGDWIEMPKYGVDGDILQINLNNVRVQNWDKTIVTIPTYTLLSDSFKNYRGMQESGGRRIKRSINIKISTIRYLSNEEIQELKKIALLAPYIEKREKEIKEYNEQNKVDPTVLVNGRRMTNIGLFRAYIKAYAVQNPDIHQQLTLLVRQLAPNEHGLPLELYMFTKGTQWSFFEDTMSDIFDHLFAAIKYFDLEVFELPASDDLRKHLNQKHSPSMLKP
- a CDS encoding TrkH family potassium uptake protein — protein: MKHSYLKRSTLTPTQLFILSFMMLILGGTILLMLPISLNKDLSFIDALFTSTSAVCVTGLIVVDTSSHFTLFGQIIILMLIQAGGLGILTFSSYFSFFFKGGSSYENQLATKDFMNAERVGEVFTMLKRILLITFIVEGVGALLIYTTLDSTLIPQWEHRIFFAVFHSISSFCNAGFSTLPLGMMETPYLYNYPLQVIIILLFVFGGLGFPIVINVVKYLKHLLNRMIMWITKKQDHYIPRVLTINSKVNLITTFLLIVIGTLILYIKEYDHVLAAHHGVGKIVTALFTATTPRTAGYNSINFHELYFSSTLLIILLMWIGASPNSTGGGIKTSTFALAIFNFISLAKGRDRIEVFQREISERTIRRAFAAMTLSLLVIGIGVFLIATFDPKLNLLDIAFECFSAYSTVGLTLGITAGLSTASKLVIITIMFIGRVTMLSILVSVFKKIKFTNYRYPTEEMTII
- a CDS encoding potassium channel family protein, encoding MKFIVIGLGSFGASLAEKLTIQGNEVMGVDNRMEKVNMLKDKITNTICIDATDETAFTSLPLKNTDIVIVAIGENEGANIMVTALCKNHFVKRLISRAINPLHEKVLTAIGVSEIVHPEEETAERWAKKLCLNGLIESFELNANYSIIEAVAPKKYVGRNILEIGFREKFSILVLTIIKKTEQKNIFGENKMVSTVLHGIPDPKTIIQDGDILALYGNNEDLKKFLK